A genomic window from Nicotiana sylvestris chromosome 11, ASM39365v2, whole genome shotgun sequence includes:
- the LOC104227919 gene encoding repetitive proline-rich cell wall protein 2-like yields the protein MKNPLTPFNKSFSVSLFFLVFFFSGVDNLNLVSSSPSSCFSSSVFVGQQNGDGSKNYEERARSSYLCSGVSNKVAADNNFAPSLLPPSTSSSHIYRASLSVHNKPAHVYTPPQPSSSTYGTPSSPQRKSSNVPKHPSPAYRASQKVSCANNHQPKVYRRSLLKLLPASTYHQPPTSPPPVQTPPTYPPPPVQTPPSPPPVYKPPPVEKPPIPVSPPPVYNPPPVENPPIPVSPPPAENPPPPVYTPPPVENPPVPVSPPPVYKPPPVEKPPIPVSPPPVETPPTPVSPPSYSPPLNPPIEKPPPTHKPPVNPPPVYSPPISSPPVYKPPVIPPIHKPPIVKPPVYKPPVKPPPIHKPPIVPPRPPAPIYSPPIPPPVPVYSPPPSPPPAPVYSPPPPIYSPPPSPQPISPPAPVYSPPPSPPPAPVYSPPPSPPPAKPVYSPPPSPPPAPVYSPPPSPPPPPIYSPPPRPVPPKPVYSPPPSPPPAPVYSPPPSPPPTPVYSPPPPVYSPPPSPQIPPPPVYHYPSPPPPSPPPTPIYSHPLPSPQPPTPIYSPPPSPPLPPPVYSPPPKIPPHVPIHKPPPSLPSPSPVYKPPPIPSPVPKLPPPTPTYQPPPSLPPPTPTYQPPPSSPGYGSPPPSGYH from the coding sequence ATGAAAAACCCATTGACTCCATTCAACAAGTCCTTCTCTGTTTCTCTGTTTTTTCTTGTGTTCTTCTTCTCTGGTGTTGACAACTTGAATCttgtttcttcttctccttcctccTGCTTCTCTTCTTCTGTTTTTGTAGGTCAACAGAATGGAGACGGTTCCAAGAACTACGAGGAGCGCGCAAGATCCAGTTACCTTTGTTCTGGGGTTAGCAATAAAGTTGCTGCGGACAACAATTTTGCTCCATCACTTCTGCCACCATCAACCTCGAGTTCGCATATATACAGAGCATCTCTTTCAGTGCATAATAAGCCTGCACATGTATATACACCACCACAACCTTCATCTTCCACCTATGGAACTCCCTCAAGTCCACAGAGAAAATCTTCAAACGTACCTAAACATCCTTCTCCAGCATATAGGGCCTCTCAGAAGGTGTCTTGTGCAAATAATCATCAACCAAAGGTCTATAGAAGATCACTATTGAAACTGCTACCAGCTTCAACTTATCATCAACCTCCTACATCTCCACCACCTGTTCAAACACCTCCTACTTACCCTCCACCACCTGTTCAAACTCCGCCATCCCCACCACCCGTTTACAAGCCTCCGCCAGTAGAGAAACCACCTATACCAGTGTCACCCCCACCGGTTTACAATCCTCCACCAGTCGAGAATCCACCTATACCAGTATCGCCTCCCCCAGCAGAAAATCCACCTCCACCGGTTTACACGCCACCGCCAGTCGAGAATCCACCTGTACCGGTGTCACCTCCACCGGTTTACAAACCTCCGCCAGTAGAAAAACCACCTATACCAGTATCTCCTCCACCGGTAGAAACACCACCCACCCCAGTGTCTCCACCAAGTTACAGTCCTCCATTGAATCCGCCTATTGAAAAACCACCTCCTACTCATAAGCCTCCTGTTAATCCGCCTCCTGTCTATAGTCCACCTATTAGCTCCCCTCCTGTTTACAAACCGCCAGTAATCCCTCCAATCCACAAACCTCCAATTGTCAAGCCGCCTGTTTATAAGCCTCCAGTGAAACCTCCACCTATTCACAAGCCTCCAATTGTTCCTCCACGTCCACCCGCTCCTATCTATTCACCACCAATCCCGCCACCGGTTCCTGTCTACTCACCTCCACCAAGTCCACCACCCGCTCCTGTCTACTCACCTCCACCACCAATATATTCACCTCCACCAAGTCCACAACCTATTTCACCACCCGCTCCTGTCTACTCACCTCCACCAAGTCCACCGCCCGCTCCTGTCTACTCACCTCCACCAAGCCCACCGCCTGCTAAACCTGTATATTCACCTCCACCAAGTCCACCACCTGCTCCTGTCTACTCACCTCCACCAAGTCCACCACCACCTCCTATTTACTCACCTCCACCAAGACCAGTGCCTCCTAAACCGGTATATTCACCTCCACCAAGCCCACCACCTGCTCCTGTCTACTCACCTCCACCAAGTCCACCCCCTACTCCTGTCTACTCACCTCCACCACCAGTGTATTCACCTCCGCCAAGCCCACAAATACCTCCTCCTCCTGTATACCATTATCCCTCACCTCCTCCTCCAAGCccaccacccactcccatttacTCACATCCTCTACCAAGTCCACAACCTCCCACCCCGATATATTCACCTCCACCAAGTCCACCACTACCTCCTCCTGTATACTCACCTCCACCAAAAATACCACCTCATGTTCCTATTCACAAACCTCCACCGAGTTTGCCATCTCCTTCTCCCGTTTATAAACCTCCTCCAATACCTTCTCCAGTTCCAAAGTTGCCGCCACCAACCCCCACTTACCAACCACCCCCTAGCTTGCCGCCACCAACACCCACTTACCAACCACCCCCTAGCTCACCAGGATATGGAAGTCCTCCACCTTCTGGTTATCATTAA
- the LOC138881571 gene encoding uncharacterized protein, giving the protein MRFGKKRKLSPRFIGPLEILRHVGEVASKLALPSSLAGVYLVFHVSMLRRYHGDSSHVLDFSSIQLDKDLSYIEELVAILDRQVRKLKSKNIASMKVRWRDQPIEEATWETEQDMCSRYPHLFTISDILELDVCRHSKACDHEIPGFGKCISF; this is encoded by the exons atgagatttgggaagaagagaaagttgagtccgagatttattggccctttggagatattgaggcatgttggggaagTTGCTTCTAAGCTTGCCTTACCTTCTAGCTTGGCAGGAGTTTATCTGgtttttcatgtttcgatgctccggaggtatcacggtgattcgtcgcacgtgttggatttcagttcaattcagttggacaaggatctatcatatattgaggagctagtggcaatattggacaggcaggtccgAAAGCTgaaatcaaagaacattgcatcaatgAAGGTTCGGTGGCGAGATCAGccgatcgaggaggcgacctgggagaccgagcaggatatgtgcagtcgttaccctcatcttttcactatttcag atattctggagttagacgtTTGTAGGCATTcgaaggcttgtgatcatgagattccgggttttgggaaatgtattagtttttga